Proteins from one Phaenicophaeus curvirostris isolate KB17595 chromosome 18, BPBGC_Pcur_1.0, whole genome shotgun sequence genomic window:
- the RAB22A gene encoding ras-related protein Rab-22A, with protein MALRELKVCLLGDTGVGKSSIVWRFVEDSFDPNINPTIGASFMTKTVQYQNELHKFLIWDTAGQERFRALAPMYYRGSAAAIIVYDITKEETFSTLKNWVKELRQHGPPNIVVAIAGNKCDLNDVREVMEKDAKDYADSIHAIFVETSAKNAININELFIEISRRIPSTDTNPPCSGKGFKLRRQPSVTKRSCC; from the exons gACACTGGTGTAGGCAAATCGAGTATCGTGTGGAGGTTCGTAGAAGATAGCTTTGATCCCAACATTAACCCAACAATAGG AGCCTCATTTATGACCAAGACTGTACAGTATCAAAATGAGCTGCATAAATTCCTAATTTGGGATACAGCCGGACAGGAGCGG TTCCGTGCTTTAGCTCCGATGTATTACCGAGGGTCAGCAGCAGCCATTATAGTGTATGACATCACAAAAGAG GAGACTTTCTCAACATTAAAGAACTGGGTTAAAGAGCTTCGACAGCATGGGCCTCCGAACATTGTTGTAGCTATTGCAGGAAATAAATGTGATCTTAATGATGTAAG agaagtcatggaaaaaGATGCTAAAGACTATGCAGATTCCATTCATGCAATATTTGTAGAGACAAGTGCGAAAAATGCAATAAACATTAATGAACTCTTTATAGAAATTA GTCGCAGAATTCCATCAACTGACACCAACCCCCCGTGTAGTGGTAAGGGCTTCAAACTTAGGAGACAACCCTCGGTGACAAAGCGCAGCTGCTGTTGA